From Caulobacter segnis, a single genomic window includes:
- a CDS encoding EthD family reductase: MAVFTVLYPASDGAKFDYAYYENTHIPLAKAAFTATGLTGVQILKGLAGGGGAPAPYLVIVNLIFRDAEALQASLGGPRGAEVTADVANFTNVQPIVQISTEA; encoded by the coding sequence ATGGCCGTGTTCACCGTCCTCTATCCCGCCAGCGACGGCGCGAAGTTCGACTACGCCTACTACGAGAACACGCACATCCCGCTGGCCAAGGCGGCGTTCACCGCCACCGGCCTGACGGGCGTTCAGATCCTGAAGGGCCTGGCCGGCGGGGGCGGCGCGCCGGCGCCTTACCTGGTCATCGTCAACCTGATCTTCCGCGACGCCGAGGCGCTGCAGGCGTCCCTGGGCGGCCCGCGCGGGGCCGAGGTGACGGCCGACGTCGCCAACTTCACCAACGTCCAGCCGATCGTCCAGATCAGCACGGAGGCGTAG
- a CDS encoding SDR family NAD(P)-dependent oxidoreductase, giving the protein MTDKIALVVGGAKGIGLSIAERLAAEGASVAITGRNASEVTTAAASIGPSVRGLVADAGKPEEIEAAVSAVQKAFGRIDALVLNAGISEPASLDEESADNFDRHFSLNVRGPVLAARAALKAMGAGGSIVLIGSIADTIGVPTRGSYSASKAALRSYARTWTAELAPRGIRVNVVSPGPTDTAMMAAVGPEERAALLAPIPLGRLGRPDEVASAVVFLLSDEASYIAGAELCVDGGMAQV; this is encoded by the coding sequence ATGACGGACAAGATCGCCCTGGTCGTGGGCGGTGCGAAGGGCATCGGCCTGTCCATTGCCGAGCGGCTCGCGGCGGAAGGCGCCAGCGTCGCCATTACAGGCCGCAATGCTTCGGAGGTCACCACCGCCGCGGCGTCGATTGGCCCGAGCGTTCGCGGCCTGGTGGCTGACGCAGGCAAACCGGAGGAGATCGAGGCCGCCGTCTCCGCCGTTCAAAAGGCCTTCGGGCGGATCGACGCGCTCGTTCTCAATGCCGGGATTTCGGAGCCGGCTTCACTGGACGAGGAAAGCGCCGACAACTTCGACCGACATTTTTCGCTGAATGTTCGCGGCCCTGTTCTGGCCGCGCGGGCCGCCCTGAAAGCCATGGGCGCTGGCGGATCTATCGTCCTGATCGGCTCGATCGCCGACACGATTGGCGTGCCCACACGGGGCTCCTACTCCGCCTCGAAGGCGGCGCTTCGCTCCTATGCGCGGACATGGACCGCGGAGCTGGCGCCGCGAGGCATCCGCGTAAATGTCGTCAGCCCCGGGCCGACCGACACCGCGATGATGGCCGCGGTGGGTCCTGAGGAACGAGCGGCGCTGCTTGCGCCCATCCCGCTCGGTCGGCTTGGTCGACCCGACGAAGTCGCGTCCGCCGTCGTTTTCCTGCTGAGCGACGAGGCGAGCTACATCGCCGGCGCGGAACTGTGCGTGGATGGCGGCATGGCCCAGGTCTGA
- a CDS encoding winged helix-turn-helix transcriptional regulator, with amino-acid sequence MADDTDLDIVSACALQNMTLVRPVLDRIADKWTILILTVLCPRPARFNEIKRRVGCITHKALADALKRLERNGLVTRTVLPTSPVGVEYAITPLGHSLRVPFEALCDWAVANGPSFLENTSSPSADAA; translated from the coding sequence ATGGCCGACGATACCGACCTCGACATCGTGTCCGCCTGCGCGCTGCAGAATATGACGCTGGTGCGCCCGGTGCTTGATCGGATCGCGGACAAGTGGACGATCCTGATCCTGACGGTCCTTTGCCCCCGGCCCGCTCGCTTCAATGAGATCAAGAGGCGCGTGGGGTGCATCACACACAAGGCCTTGGCGGACGCTTTGAAGCGCCTCGAACGCAATGGGCTGGTGACCCGCACGGTGCTGCCAACCAGCCCCGTCGGCGTCGAATATGCGATTACGCCTCTTGGCCACTCGCTCCGGGTCCCCTTCGAGGCGCTCTGCGACTGGGCTGTCGCCAACGGGCCGAGCTTTCTGGAAAACACGAGTTCGCCAAGCGCCGACGCCGCATAG
- the pseC gene encoding UDP-4-amino-4,6-dideoxy-N-acetyl-beta-L-altrosamine transaminase, which produces MSGAFLPYGRQTIEDDDVAAVAEALRGDFLTTGPTVEAFETAFAAKVGARHAVAVSNGTATLHLAMLALGVGGGDVCIAPSVTFLATANCSRYVGAEVVFADVDPDSGLMTPETLAKALDDAHGRRVRAVLPVHLRGDVCDLPALKTLAEAAGAVLVEDAPHALGSIGTFDDVEHPVGDGAYSSFASFSFHPVKTLATGEGGMLTTNDAALAARARLLRSHGMVRPPGGDPWWYEMPELGFNYRIPDVLCALGLSQLAKLDRFVARRRALTALYATLLAERAPRARLAASPAHSNPALHLLTVLIDFEALGVTRRAVVEDLKARGIGTQVHYIPVHRQPYYVNRQGLADLPGADAWYARCLTLPLYPAMTDGDVERVVDALAAVLG; this is translated from the coding sequence ATGAGCGGGGCCTTTCTTCCCTACGGCCGGCAGACGATCGAGGACGATGATGTCGCCGCCGTCGCGGAAGCCCTGCGCGGCGACTTCCTGACCACCGGCCCGACGGTCGAGGCATTCGAGACCGCCTTCGCCGCGAAGGTCGGGGCCCGGCACGCCGTCGCCGTCTCGAACGGCACGGCCACCCTGCACCTGGCGATGCTGGCGCTGGGGGTCGGTGGAGGCGATGTCTGCATCGCGCCCTCGGTCACCTTCCTGGCCACCGCCAACTGCTCCCGCTACGTCGGAGCCGAGGTGGTGTTCGCCGACGTCGATCCCGACAGCGGCCTGATGACCCCGGAGACGTTGGCGAAGGCCCTGGACGACGCGCACGGCCGGCGGGTTCGGGCGGTGCTGCCCGTCCACCTGCGCGGCGACGTCTGCGACCTGCCGGCGCTGAAGACCCTGGCCGAGGCGGCCGGCGCGGTTCTGGTCGAGGACGCCCCCCACGCCCTGGGCTCGATCGGAACCTTCGACGACGTCGAACATCCGGTCGGCGACGGCGCCTATTCCAGTTTCGCCAGCTTCTCGTTCCACCCGGTCAAGACCCTGGCCACCGGCGAGGGCGGCATGCTGACCACGAACGACGCCGCGCTCGCGGCCCGGGCCCGCCTGTTGCGCTCGCACGGCATGGTCCGCCCGCCCGGCGGCGATCCGTGGTGGTACGAGATGCCCGAGCTGGGCTTCAACTACCGCATCCCCGACGTGCTGTGCGCCCTGGGCTTGTCGCAGCTGGCCAAGCTGGACCGGTTCGTGGCGCGCCGGCGGGCGCTGACCGCGCTGTACGCCACGCTGCTGGCCGAACGCGCGCCCCGCGCCCGCCTGGCCGCCAGCCCGGCGCACTCGAACCCGGCCCTGCACCTGTTGACGGTGCTGATCGACTTCGAGGCCCTGGGCGTCACGCGCCGCGCGGTCGTCGAGGATCTGAAGGCGCGCGGGATCGGGACCCAGGTCCACTACATCCCGGTGCACCGCCAGCCCTACTATGTGAACCGCCAAGGCCTGGCCGACCTGCCCGGCGCCGACGCCTGGTACGCCCGCTGCCTGACCCTGCCGCTGTATCCCGCGATGACCGACGGCGACGTCGAGCGGGTGGTCGACGCCTTGGCGGCGGTCTTGGGGTAG
- the pseB gene encoding UDP-N-acetylglucosamine 4,6-dehydratase (inverting) has product MGRFSPKSLDLDGKVILITGGTGSFGRRFIETVLRRYDPRKVIVYSRDELKQSDMQIELREQFDDKTVSKMRFFLGDVRDRERLTLALRGVDIVIHAAALKQVPAAEYNPSECIHTNVLGAENVVWASLTNHVKQVVALSTDKACNPTNLYGATKLASDKTFVAANNLSGDIGTRFCVVRYGNVVGSRGSVVPLYRRLLANGATELPVTDPRMTRFWITLNEGVDFVLSSLTLMRGGEIFVPKIPSMAMPDLVKAMSPDAGIKVIGIRPGEKLHEIMISADDARSTVEFEDRFAIEPNFAEFGRTPYAAADGAKPVAEDFSYSSDNNHDWLSPEGLLAMLEEKTAR; this is encoded by the coding sequence TTGGGCCGTTTCTCCCCCAAATCCCTCGATCTGGACGGCAAGGTGATCCTGATCACCGGCGGGACCGGCTCGTTCGGCCGGCGCTTCATCGAGACCGTGCTGCGCCGCTATGACCCGCGGAAGGTCATCGTCTATTCCCGCGACGAATTGAAGCAGAGCGACATGCAGATCGAGCTGCGCGAGCAGTTCGACGACAAGACCGTCAGCAAGATGCGCTTCTTCCTGGGCGACGTCCGCGACCGCGAGCGCCTGACCCTGGCCCTGCGCGGCGTCGACATCGTCATCCACGCCGCGGCCCTCAAGCAGGTGCCGGCGGCCGAATACAATCCGTCCGAATGCATCCACACCAACGTGCTGGGCGCCGAGAACGTGGTCTGGGCCAGCCTGACCAACCACGTGAAGCAGGTGGTGGCCCTGTCGACCGACAAGGCCTGCAACCCGACCAACCTCTATGGCGCCACCAAGCTGGCCTCGGACAAGACCTTCGTGGCGGCCAACAACCTGTCGGGCGACATCGGCACGCGCTTCTGCGTCGTGCGCTATGGCAACGTCGTCGGCTCGCGCGGCAGCGTGGTGCCGCTGTACCGCCGGCTGCTGGCCAATGGCGCGACCGAGCTGCCGGTCACCGATCCGCGCATGACCCGCTTCTGGATCACCCTGAACGAGGGCGTCGACTTCGTGCTGTCGTCGCTGACCCTGATGCGCGGCGGCGAGATCTTCGTGCCCAAGATCCCCTCCATGGCCATGCCCGACCTGGTCAAGGCCATGTCGCCGGACGCCGGCATAAAGGTGATCGGCATCCGTCCCGGCGAAAAGCTGCACGAGATCATGATCAGCGCCGACGACGCGCGCTCGACCGTCGAGTTCGAGGACCGCTTCGCCATCGAGCCCAACTTCGCCGAGTTCGGCCGCACGCCCTACGCCGCCGCCGACGGCGCCAAGCCGGTGGCCGAGGACTTCTCGTACAGCAGCGACAACAACCACGACTGGCTTTCGCCCGAGGGCCTGCTGGCCATGCTGGAGGAGAAGACCGCGCGATGA